One window of the Ureibacillus sp. FSL W7-1570 genome contains the following:
- a CDS encoding glucose 1-dehydrogenase — protein MGRLDGKVAIVTGGARGMGASHVRRFVKEGAKVVFTDINAEGGKALEAELGENVKFVQQDVTKADDWKKVIEEAENTFGPVNILVNNAGISMSKSLMEITEEEYRRIIDINQVSVFLGTKAVVPSMQKAGGGSIINISSINGIVGGAIGYTDSKFAVRGFTKAAALQLAHLGIRVNSVHPGVIETPMVTQGDAVEVIKEFAKQIPVGRMAQPEEVSNLVLYLASDESSYSTGSEFVIDGGLTAM, from the coding sequence ATGGGGCGTTTAGATGGAAAAGTGGCAATTGTTACTGGTGGAGCCCGTGGAATGGGTGCCAGCCATGTACGCCGTTTTGTTAAAGAAGGGGCAAAAGTCGTTTTCACCGATATTAATGCAGAAGGTGGAAAAGCATTGGAAGCTGAGTTGGGAGAAAACGTAAAATTTGTACAGCAAGATGTGACAAAAGCGGACGATTGGAAAAAAGTCATTGAAGAAGCGGAAAACACATTTGGTCCTGTGAACATTTTGGTGAATAACGCCGGCATCAGCATGAGCAAATCTTTAATGGAGATAACAGAGGAAGAATACCGAAGAATCATTGATATTAACCAAGTGTCCGTATTTCTTGGCACAAAAGCGGTTGTCCCTTCCATGCAAAAAGCTGGCGGCGGTTCCATTATCAATATTTCTTCCATCAACGGAATCGTCGGTGGAGCAATTGGCTACACAGATTCCAAATTTGCCGTTCGCGGATTTACAAAAGCGGCTGCACTCCAACTTGCGCATCTCGGCATCCGCGTCAATTCCGTTCATCCAGGTGTTATTGAAACACCAATGGTTACGCAAGGAGATGCGGTGGAAGTCATCAAAGAATTTGCAAAACAAATTCCTGTGGGACGCATGGCTCAACCGGAAGAAGTATCCAATTTAGTGCTGTATCTTGCATCCGATGAATCTTCCTACTCTACCGGATCTGAATTTGTAATCGATGGCGGATTGACAGCTATGTAA
- a CDS encoding DNA topoisomerase III, with translation MAKSLVLAEKPSVARDIARVLKCNKSGNGYLEGNQYIVTWALGHLVTLADPEHYDVKYKTWKLEDLPMLPNEMKLMVIKQTAKQFNNVKTQLHRKDVGEIIIATDAGREGELVARWIIEKAKVRKPIKRLWISSVTDKAIKEGFKNLKPGKLYENLYASAVARSEADWYIGLNATRALTTKYNAQLNCGRVQTPTLAIIAAREEEIKNFVPKEYYGIQAIGDKVTLTWKDASGNTRSFHKEKIESIIQKVRGKNAVVTAVEKKMKKSYAPALYDLTELQRDANKLFGFSAKETLNIMQRLYEHHKVLTYPRTDSRYLSSDIVSTIPERLKACGVGEYRQLANEILKKPIKANKAFVDDAKVSDHHAIIPTEQVPNLSKFTDKERKIYDLVVKRFMAVLLPPSEYVQLTIHAKIGDETFIAKGKNILNAGWKKVFASDVSEEDDEDVREQVLPPIEKGDTLSITGIQMTEGKTKPPARFTEATLLSAMENPTKYLESNNRKLAETLKSTGGLGTVATRADIIEKLFNSFMIEKRGGKEIYLTSKGRQLLDLVPEDLKSPALTAEWEMKLEQIAKGKLKKEAFINEMKQYTKEIVREIKTSDKKYKHENLSSKTCPECGKWMLEVNGKKGKMLVCQDRECGYRKTVSQFTNIRCPNCHKKMELHGEGEGKILVCQCGFREKWSTFQEKRKHQTSGKVDKRTLQKYLKKENETFSNNALAEALKQLKLDQ, from the coding sequence ATGGCAAAAAGTTTAGTGTTGGCCGAAAAACCGTCAGTGGCGCGCGATATTGCGCGGGTGTTGAAATGCAACAAAAGCGGCAACGGCTATTTGGAAGGAAATCAATACATCGTCACTTGGGCACTGGGCCATTTGGTGACCCTTGCCGATCCCGAGCATTACGATGTGAAATATAAAACATGGAAGCTTGAGGATTTGCCGATGCTTCCGAATGAAATGAAACTGATGGTCATCAAGCAGACAGCGAAACAATTCAACAATGTGAAAACCCAACTTCACCGGAAGGATGTCGGCGAAATCATCATTGCGACTGACGCCGGAAGGGAAGGGGAGCTGGTGGCGCGGTGGATTATCGAAAAAGCGAAAGTCCGAAAACCGATCAAACGTCTCTGGATTTCATCGGTGACGGATAAAGCGATCAAAGAAGGGTTCAAAAATTTAAAACCAGGGAAACTGTATGAAAACTTATATGCATCCGCCGTTGCCCGGTCTGAAGCGGACTGGTATATCGGATTGAACGCGACACGGGCGCTTACGACAAAATATAATGCCCAATTAAACTGCGGGCGTGTGCAAACGCCGACTCTGGCCATCATTGCCGCCCGGGAGGAAGAAATCAAAAACTTTGTCCCGAAAGAGTATTATGGAATCCAGGCAATCGGCGACAAAGTGACCCTCACATGGAAAGATGCTTCCGGCAACACGCGGAGTTTTCATAAAGAAAAAATCGAATCCATCATCCAAAAGGTAAGGGGCAAAAACGCAGTTGTCACAGCCGTCGAGAAAAAGATGAAAAAATCCTACGCTCCCGCACTCTATGATTTGACGGAATTGCAGCGGGATGCCAACAAACTGTTCGGTTTTTCCGCAAAAGAAACGTTGAACATTATGCAAAGGCTGTATGAGCATCATAAAGTATTGACGTATCCAAGAACCGATTCCCGATATCTTTCATCCGATATCGTTTCTACCATTCCGGAAAGACTGAAGGCGTGCGGTGTTGGCGAATATCGGCAATTGGCCAATGAAATTTTGAAAAAGCCGATCAAAGCCAACAAAGCTTTTGTGGATGACGCAAAAGTCAGCGATCACCATGCCATCATCCCGACTGAACAGGTGCCGAATTTATCCAAATTTACCGACAAGGAACGCAAAATATACGATTTGGTGGTCAAACGTTTCATGGCGGTGCTTCTCCCTCCGTCAGAATATGTCCAATTGACGATTCATGCAAAAATCGGGGATGAAACCTTTATCGCCAAAGGGAAAAACATTTTGAATGCTGGCTGGAAAAAAGTATTTGCCAGCGATGTGTCGGAAGAGGATGATGAAGATGTTCGCGAACAAGTATTGCCGCCGATTGAAAAAGGGGATACGCTGTCGATTACGGGCATCCAGATGACAGAAGGGAAGACGAAGCCGCCTGCCCGCTTTACGGAAGCCACACTGCTTTCCGCAATGGAAAATCCGACGAAATATTTGGAATCGAACAACCGGAAGCTGGCGGAAACATTAAAATCCACCGGCGGACTCGGAACGGTGGCAACCCGCGCCGATATCATCGAGAAGTTATTCAACAGCTTCATGATTGAAAAACGCGGCGGAAAGGAAATCTACTTGACTTCCAAAGGCCGCCAGCTTCTGGACTTGGTGCCGGAAGATTTGAAATCCCCGGCTCTCACCGCCGAGTGGGAAATGAAGCTCGAGCAGATTGCAAAGGGCAAACTGAAAAAAGAAGCGTTCATCAACGAAATGAAACAGTATACAAAAGAAATTGTCCGAGAAATCAAAACGAGCGATAAAAAATATAAACACGAAAACCTTTCATCCAAAACTTGCCCGGAATGCGGAAAATGGATGCTCGAAGTGAACGGGAAGAAAGGGAAAATGCTCGTTTGCCAAGACCGGGAATGCGGCTATCGGAAAACCGTCTCCCAATTCACGAATATCCGCTGTCCAAATTGCCATAAGAAGATGGAATTGCACGGAGAAGGGGAAGGGAAAATTCTCGTTTGCCAATGCGGATTCCGTGAAAAATGGTCCACATTCCAAGAAAAGCGGAAGCATCAAACAAGCGGAAAAGTGGACAAGCGGACGCTCCAAAAATATTTGAAGAAAGAAAATGAAACCTTTTCGAATAATGCGCTTGCGGAAGCATTGAAACAATTGAAACTCGATCAATAA
- a CDS encoding TRAP transporter large permease, which yields MIIALIAFAVLLLLGVPIAYVLGITTVIYIFTTDNLTLLITVPQRLYSGMENYGLLAIPLFMLAGELMNFGGITKRLVNFAKQFIGHFRGGLAYVNVAANMMLAAIIGSATAQIAMMSRTMVPEMEKSGYSRSFSTATTAAAGLLGPIIPPSMLFIIYGVSSGASIADMFKAGVIPGILLGLSFIVIIAFIGLKESWPKEKRASIGEMFRSFLSVLPALSVPLIIIVGILSGAFTATESAAVASFVALLVGLFFYRELKFSQIPRILINTVSTTAVITILIAMANIFGWMLAFERVPQLIAEWMVSISDSTVIFLMLVNIFLLILGMFMDGIAALIILVPIFMPLLPLYNVDPIHFGIIICINLTIGILTPPVGSGLFIASSITKVPIGELVRSLWPFLVTSVVVLLILTYIPSLTLWLPHATK from the coding sequence TTGATCATTGCGCTCATTGCTTTTGCTGTATTGCTATTGTTGGGCGTCCCAATTGCCTATGTTCTTGGAATTACAACTGTCATCTATATTTTCACCACAGATAATTTGACATTATTAATCACAGTCCCTCAACGGCTGTATTCCGGAATGGAAAACTACGGACTACTTGCAATTCCCCTTTTCATGCTCGCCGGGGAATTGATGAACTTCGGCGGGATTACAAAAAGGCTAGTGAATTTTGCGAAACAGTTCATTGGGCATTTTCGAGGCGGACTCGCATATGTAAACGTGGCCGCCAACATGATGCTGGCGGCCATTATCGGTTCCGCAACAGCTCAAATTGCCATGATGAGCCGGACAATGGTGCCTGAAATGGAGAAGTCGGGCTACAGCAGATCTTTCAGTACTGCGACAACAGCTGCAGCTGGGCTTCTTGGGCCAATCATCCCGCCAAGTATGCTCTTTATTATTTATGGTGTCAGTTCTGGAGCTTCCATTGCGGACATGTTCAAGGCGGGGGTAATACCTGGAATCTTGTTGGGCCTCTCCTTCATCGTCATTATTGCCTTCATTGGTTTGAAAGAAAGTTGGCCCAAAGAAAAGCGGGCATCGATTGGGGAAATGTTTCGCTCCTTTTTAAGTGTACTGCCGGCGCTTTCCGTTCCGCTTATTATCATCGTCGGCATTTTAAGCGGTGCCTTTACGGCAACAGAATCTGCAGCCGTTGCAAGTTTCGTTGCGCTGCTGGTGGGTCTGTTCTTTTATCGGGAACTTAAGTTTTCACAAATCCCAAGAATTTTAATTAACACTGTTTCCACAACGGCAGTCATTACGATTTTGATTGCCATGGCCAATATTTTTGGATGGATGCTGGCTTTTGAACGGGTACCGCAACTCATTGCCGAATGGATGGTTTCCATTTCGGACAGTACGGTGATATTTTTAATGCTCGTGAACATTTTCCTTTTGATTCTGGGAATGTTTATGGATGGTATTGCCGCATTGATTATTTTGGTTCCAATTTTTATGCCTTTGCTTCCATTGTATAATGTGGATCCGATTCATTTTGGAATCATCATTTGCATCAACTTGACCATTGGTATCTTAACGCCCCCGGTCGGTTCCGGATTATTCATTGCCTCTTCCATTACAAAAGTGCCGATTGGCGAGTTGGTCAGATCTCTATGGCCGTTTTTAGTCACTTCCGTTGTGGTCTTGTTGATTCTGACCTATATACCTTCCCTCACTCTATGGTTGCCTCATGCAACAAAATAA
- a CDS encoding TRAP transporter small permease, with the protein MKVINKISDVVYFIEKVLAFTLAMTLLISMVGGFFFRYVLKSPLLWSDELAIFCLIWITFIGGSMVLKEKSSPSITLFIDAVSKTYKKYLTIISNLILLIFVAYVLYLAMDWIMKPNIFIQKSTALNWPKIYFYLSIPISFAFSTIHVINNTIQTFKGEDGGALH; encoded by the coding sequence TTGAAAGTTATTAACAAAATCAGCGATGTCGTTTATTTCATTGAGAAAGTGTTGGCATTTACTCTTGCGATGACATTGTTAATATCGATGGTTGGAGGATTTTTCTTCCGTTATGTGTTGAAAAGCCCTTTATTATGGTCAGATGAGTTGGCCATCTTCTGCTTGATCTGGATTACATTCATTGGCGGAAGCATGGTTTTGAAAGAAAAAAGCTCACCTTCCATCACGTTATTCATTGATGCGGTTTCGAAAACGTATAAAAAATATTTGACGATCATCAGCAACCTCATCTTATTAATCTTTGTTGCCTATGTTCTCTACTTGGCAATGGATTGGATTATGAAACCGAATATTTTCATTCAAAAATCAACAGCTTTAAATTGGCCTAAAATCTATTTTTACTTAAGTATCCCAATTTCCTTTGCCTTTTCGACGATCCATGTCATCAATAACACAATCCAGACCTTTAAGGGAGAAGATGGGGGTGCCTTACATTGA